A region from the Halomarina litorea genome encodes:
- a CDS encoding ABC transporter ATP-binding protein — MSQAIRVRDLRKEYGDVRALDGLSLDVERGEFFGLLGPNGAGKTTFINILVGLARKSGGTAEVFGFDVESEYREARDRIGLAPQEFNVDRFFPIREVLEHKAGYHGVPPEEASERADEALRTVGIYDKRDTRFDWLSGGMKRRFMIARALVSDPDLLILDEPTAGVDVELRRDLWDLVQRLNDEGTTILLTTHYIEEAERLCDRVAIVDSGRRVEVADPDDLRARATDELALTLADAPDTLPDFGSDDVTGVERDGDLLRVRAVGAGQVAPSVLRTLDEAGVAVHDMEIRRASLEEVFVDMTRREDDGGDGDDGADDDARDADEERTNGRREEEVSA; from the coding sequence ATGTCACAGGCCATCCGCGTCCGCGACCTCCGCAAGGAGTACGGGGACGTGCGAGCGCTCGACGGCCTCTCTCTCGACGTCGAGCGCGGCGAGTTCTTCGGACTGCTCGGTCCCAACGGCGCGGGCAAGACCACGTTCATCAACATCCTCGTCGGACTCGCACGGAAGAGCGGCGGCACCGCCGAGGTGTTCGGCTTCGACGTCGAGTCGGAGTACCGCGAGGCACGCGACCGCATCGGCCTCGCGCCACAGGAGTTCAACGTCGACCGCTTCTTCCCCATCCGCGAGGTCCTCGAACACAAGGCGGGCTACCACGGCGTCCCGCCCGAGGAGGCGAGCGAGCGCGCGGACGAGGCACTCAGGACGGTCGGCATCTACGACAAGCGCGACACCCGCTTCGACTGGCTCTCCGGCGGGATGAAACGCCGGTTCATGATAGCGCGGGCACTCGTCTCCGACCCCGACCTGCTCATCCTCGACGAACCCACGGCGGGCGTGGACGTCGAACTCCGCCGCGACCTCTGGGACCTCGTCCAGCGACTCAACGACGAGGGGACGACCATCCTGCTGACCACCCACTACATCGAGGAGGCCGAACGCCTCTGCGACCGGGTCGCCATCGTCGACAGCGGCCGCCGGGTCGAGGTCGCCGACCCCGACGACCTGCGGGCGCGCGCCACCGACGAACTCGCCCTGACGCTGGCGGACGCCCCCGACACGCTCCCCGACTTCGGGAGCGACGACGTGACCGGCGTCGAACGCGACGGTGACCTCCTCCGCGTGCGGGCCGTCGGCGCGGGGCAGGTCGCCCCGTCCGTCCTCCGGACCCTCGACGAGGCGGGCGTCGCGGTCCACGACATGGAGATTCGCCGGGCCTCCCTGGAGGAGGTGTTCGTCGACATGACCCGCCGCGAGGACGACGGTGGAGACGGTGACGACGGCGCGGACGACGACGCGAGAGACGCGGACGAGGAACGCACGAATGGTCGCCGCGAGGAGGAGGTGTCAGCGTGA
- a CDS encoding DUF6432 family protein — translation MRAKREYRSRDDTEVAVLDALVERGEEGMTVLELRTRVDAEIDTLESALASLKEEHLIGTRREDGRLVITPADRVVPDPEDASEDDVSLFDRLRERFPF, via the coding sequence ATGCGAGCCAAGCGGGAGTACCGGAGCCGTGACGACACGGAGGTCGCGGTGCTCGACGCGCTCGTCGAACGCGGCGAGGAGGGGATGACGGTCCTCGAACTCCGCACCCGCGTCGACGCCGAGATAGACACCCTGGAGAGCGCACTCGCCTCGCTGAAGGAGGAACACCTCATCGGCACGCGACGCGAGGACGGCCGCCTCGTCATCACCCCCGCCGACCGGGTCGTCCCCGACCCCGAGGACGCGAGCGAGGACGACGTCTCCCTGTTCGACCGGCTTCGCGAGCGCTTCCCCTTCTAA
- a CDS encoding RNA-binding protein gives MQVKSRHHLRSDEIKRIKESVADSLGVDLDGDAFERVEFVDDDTDLVLVDGEPLVVYFDDEPILTVRGANEFPPERNVVTVDAGAVSFVSDGADVMRPGIVEADESIAAGDLVAIAEETHGKVLAVGRALEDGADLVGDSGKVVESLHHVGDDLYTATF, from the coding sequence ATGCAGGTCAAGTCCCGCCACCACCTCCGGAGCGACGAGATCAAACGCATCAAGGAGTCCGTCGCCGACTCGCTCGGCGTCGACCTCGACGGCGACGCCTTCGAGCGCGTGGAGTTCGTCGACGACGACACCGACCTCGTCCTCGTCGACGGCGAACCACTCGTCGTGTACTTCGACGACGAACCCATCCTCACGGTCCGCGGGGCCAACGAGTTCCCGCCGGAGCGCAACGTCGTCACCGTCGACGCGGGCGCGGTGTCGTTCGTCTCCGACGGCGCGGACGTGATGCGTCCCGGCATCGTCGAGGCCGACGAGTCCATCGCGGCGGGCGACCTCGTCGCCATCGCCGAGGAGACACACGGAAAAGTCCTCGCCGTCGGCCGCGCGCTGGAGGACGGCGCGGACCTCGTCGGGGACTCGGGGAAGGTCGTCGAGTCGCTCCACCACGTCGGCGACGACCTCTACACCGCGACGTTCTGA
- the ygfZ gene encoding CAF17-like 4Fe-4S cluster assembly/insertion protein YgfZ: MTVIEDVHADHGATFTDHGGRRVVANYGRHERTHRAVRNAVGVVEMGYGVVEVGDDDRVEFVDNAVSNHVPTDDGTGAYCLLLDPQGGIETDLYVFNAGERLLCFTHPDRAGPLVDDWSGKVFIQDVEIREATDDFGVFGVHGRTATEKIASVLNHAGAPEPALSFVRGSMGDEGVTVVAGDGLAGEEGYDVICAADDAPAVFDTLVNHGLNAAPFGYDTWNTLTLEAGTPLFETELVGRIPNVAGVRNALDFEKGCYVGQEVVSRVENRGRPSKRLVGLAPEAVPESGAAVFDGDAAVGEVTRGAFGPSYDAPVALAYVDFGFDGASVTVRVGGEEVPASVVDLPFVEGGSTSARLPTYPED; the protein is encoded by the coding sequence ATGACCGTCATCGAGGACGTCCACGCCGACCACGGGGCGACGTTCACGGACCACGGCGGACGGCGCGTCGTCGCGAACTACGGCCGCCACGAGCGGACGCACCGTGCAGTCCGCAACGCCGTCGGCGTCGTCGAGATGGGCTACGGCGTCGTCGAGGTGGGCGACGACGACCGGGTCGAGTTCGTCGACAACGCCGTCTCGAACCACGTCCCCACCGACGACGGGACGGGTGCCTACTGCCTCCTGCTCGACCCGCAGGGGGGCATCGAGACCGACCTCTACGTCTTCAATGCCGGCGAGCGACTCCTCTGTTTCACCCACCCCGACCGGGCCGGACCGCTGGTCGACGACTGGTCGGGCAAGGTGTTCATTCAGGACGTCGAGATTCGCGAGGCGACCGACGACTTCGGCGTCTTCGGCGTCCACGGGCGGACGGCGACCGAGAAGATAGCGAGCGTTCTCAACCACGCGGGCGCGCCAGAACCCGCCCTCTCGTTCGTCCGCGGGTCGATGGGCGACGAGGGCGTCACCGTCGTCGCGGGCGACGGCCTCGCGGGCGAGGAGGGCTACGACGTCATCTGCGCCGCGGACGACGCCCCGGCGGTGTTCGACACCCTCGTCAACCACGGCCTGAACGCCGCCCCGTTCGGCTACGACACGTGGAACACGCTCACCCTCGAAGCTGGCACCCCCCTGTTCGAGACGGAACTGGTGGGGCGCATCCCGAACGTCGCGGGCGTCAGGAACGCGCTGGACTTCGAGAAGGGCTGTTACGTCGGGCAGGAGGTCGTCTCGCGCGTCGAGAACCGGGGGCGGCCCTCGAAGCGACTGGTCGGCCTCGCACCCGAGGCCGTCCCCGAGTCGGGCGCGGCCGTCTTCGACGGCGACGCGGCCGTCGGCGAGGTGACCCGCGGCGCGTTCGGCCCGAGTTACGACGCCCCCGTCGCCCTCGCGTACGTCGACTTCGGCTTCGACGGCGCGTCGGTGACCGTCCGCGTCGGGGGCGAGGAGGTCCCGGCGAGCGTCGTCGACCTCCCGTTCGTGGAGGGCGGGTCCACCTCGGCGCGTCTCCCGACGTACCCCGAGGACTGA
- a CDS encoding DUF7562 family protein has protein sequence MWGSRKRGEDRVDCVACGRSVERSAAREYDKEGDRWSRRGKEFEHVCKTCHRELCHQPRDELENLLVDVEADGPATQEEFLARYDELVRERYGSLRSGD, from the coding sequence ATGTGGGGCTCGCGGAAACGCGGGGAAGACCGGGTCGACTGCGTCGCCTGTGGCCGGTCCGTCGAGCGCTCGGCGGCCCGCGAGTACGACAAGGAGGGCGACCGCTGGTCGCGCCGCGGCAAGGAGTTCGAACACGTCTGCAAGACCTGTCACCGCGAACTCTGTCACCAGCCTCGCGACGAACTGGAGAACCTCCTCGTCGACGTGGAGGCGGACGGCCCTGCGACACAGGAGGAGTTCCTCGCGCGCTACGACGAACTCGTCCGCGAGCGCTACGGGTCGCTGCGAAGCGGGGACTGA
- a CDS encoding ABC transporter permease, translating to MSVLSSGSARATGFLTLLRREILRFVRRPRNTFLPPAITNLLYFAVFGVVLGSRLSGVSGDYSYLEFVLPGLVVLGAVSNAFENASFSIFHGRWNDYIHEVLTSPLSHTAMVFAYILSSALRGLLVGGIVVAVGLLFTPVRVAQPFYLLAFALVIPTLFASLGVVGGLWAEDFDYLTVLTQFLLRPLVFFGGVFYSLSVLPEPYYTVSLFNPMVYMVDGVRYGFLGYTELGPNVSLGVLSALTLAVILVDVYLFKKGYGLVE from the coding sequence GTGAGCGTCCTCTCGTCGGGGTCGGCGCGGGCCACGGGCTTTCTCACCCTCCTCCGCCGCGAGATACTCCGGTTCGTCCGGCGGCCGCGGAACACGTTCCTCCCGCCCGCTATCACGAACCTGCTGTACTTCGCCGTCTTCGGCGTCGTCCTCGGGTCGCGCCTCTCGGGAGTCAGCGGCGACTACTCGTATCTGGAGTTCGTCCTGCCCGGCCTCGTCGTCCTCGGGGCGGTGTCGAACGCCTTCGAGAACGCCTCCTTCTCCATCTTCCACGGTCGCTGGAACGACTACATTCACGAGGTACTCACTTCCCCGCTCTCGCACACCGCGATGGTGTTCGCGTACATCCTCTCCAGTGCGCTCCGGGGCCTGCTCGTGGGGGGTATCGTCGTCGCCGTCGGCCTGCTGTTCACGCCCGTTCGGGTGGCACAGCCGTTCTACCTGCTGGCGTTCGCGCTCGTCATTCCGACACTGTTCGCCTCGCTCGGCGTCGTGGGCGGCCTGTGGGCAGAGGACTTCGACTACCTCACCGTGCTGACGCAGTTCCTGCTCCGCCCGCTGGTGTTCTTCGGCGGCGTGTTCTACTCGCTGTCCGTCCTCCCCGAACCGTACTACACCGTCTCGCTGTTCAACCCGATGGTGTACATGGTCGACGGCGTGCGCTACGGCTTCCTCGGCTACACGGAACTGGGGCCGAACGTCTCGCTGGGCGTCCTCTCGGCGCTGACGCTGGCCGTGATACTGGTCGACGTCTACCTCTTCAAGAAGGGGTACGGACTGGTCGAGTAG
- a CDS encoding DUF5611 family protein has product MREYKMRRGEHLEDRIPDMKATVEDYFGPITGTEEFKGSDLFVVGEPKNPVFEKIIVGAVKYSGKKDKLAVDFIERPAEELIAEGDMEAAEDAVSAKNEFLLEATGRDAKSRRESLKRSVEDDAETPDNV; this is encoded by the coding sequence ATGCGCGAGTACAAGATGCGACGGGGCGAGCATCTCGAGGACCGAATCCCGGACATGAAAGCGACCGTCGAGGACTACTTCGGGCCCATCACGGGCACCGAGGAGTTCAAGGGGAGCGACCTCTTCGTCGTCGGCGAGCCGAAGAACCCGGTCTTCGAGAAGATCATCGTCGGCGCGGTGAAGTACTCCGGCAAGAAGGACAAACTCGCCGTGGACTTCATCGAGCGCCCCGCCGAGGAACTCATCGCCGAGGGGGACATGGAGGCCGCCGAGGACGCGGTCAGCGCCAAGAACGAGTTCCTGCTGGAGGCCACGGGCCGCGACGCAAAGAGCCGCCGCGAGTCGCTCAAGCGCTCCGTCGAGGACGATGCCGAGACGCCGGACAACGTCTGA
- a CDS encoding DUF7093 family protein, whose amino-acid sequence MAITCSLLGHDFGETEVEREREERGSEVVTSIREVTVCRRCGAERVLSENTEVTSIVAPEDAPVDVTADAPANREGTATSGAGAGPASASASASASDPESASASPDTGEDDALEDYDPEDDDAVILTDDPDQRDYGDWPSEPGQDYRPWDPDTLVHEDEEDDGPTVAEMLGEEDDVRVAGDGEDDGDVGAEVIEADGERVDPAAGPSSVPDGDYHCTVCGFAAEAENSSYRPGDSCPSCREGYLTATERNP is encoded by the coding sequence ATGGCCATCACTTGTTCCCTCCTCGGACACGACTTCGGCGAGACCGAGGTCGAACGCGAACGCGAGGAGCGCGGCAGCGAGGTGGTCACCTCCATCCGGGAGGTCACGGTCTGCCGGCGCTGTGGCGCCGAGCGTGTCCTCTCGGAGAACACCGAGGTGACGAGCATCGTCGCCCCCGAGGACGCGCCGGTGGACGTGACCGCCGACGCGCCCGCGAATCGGGAGGGGACCGCGACGTCCGGGGCTGGGGCCGGGCCGGCGTCCGCGTCCGCGTCCGCGTCGGCGTCCGACCCCGAGTCGGCATCCGCGTCCCCGGACACGGGCGAGGACGACGCCCTCGAGGACTACGACCCCGAGGACGACGACGCGGTCATCCTCACGGACGACCCCGACCAGCGTGACTACGGCGACTGGCCTTCGGAACCCGGACAGGACTACCGCCCGTGGGACCCCGACACCCTCGTCCACGAGGACGAGGAGGACGACGGGCCGACGGTCGCGGAGATGCTCGGCGAGGAGGACGACGTGCGGGTGGCAGGCGACGGCGAGGACGACGGGGACGTCGGCGCGGAGGTCATCGAGGCCGACGGCGAGCGGGTCGACCCCGCCGCGGGGCCCTCGTCGGTCCCCGACGGCGACTACCACTGTACGGTCTGCGGGTTCGCCGCCGAGGCCGAGAACTCCTCGTACCGGCCGGGCGATAGCTGTCCGTCCTGCCGGGAGGGGTACCTCACTGCGACCGAACGGAATCCATAA